TCCCAAGAAAGGTTGTTCTGATTGCTATAAACAAAGTGCGTGGCATGACCGAATTCATGGGCAATAATTAACCGAATCGATTTCTCATTGTAAGGAAGTTTCTCTAAACAAAAAGCCACTTCCGGGTTATATTGACGATAGGTAAACGCATTACTTCCATATAACCCAACCAGTAAATGGACGTCTTTCGTAAATTGAATCGAAAACATTGATTCATACTCACCAGCAATCCGCGGAATCTCTCTCAGGAATACATCCCGCATAGGCAAAAGCTCTGGTAGTTTCTTAGGATGTAGACGAATCGCTCGCTCTTTCTTTTGTTCCTTATGTAAACAGTGATACATGAAGTACTGCTCATAATCTTGCTGATAGGTGCTGTAATACTCATCTAAGTAAAAGACGGTTGGTTTGTAATCCTTTACAAAAGGCTCTACCACATCAATAATCTTCATCAACCTTCCCCTTTCCTCTATATCCCTTCACACTACCTTTCTACAAAAATTTCCATAAACCTTGTTATAATGTTACGTAGTAATAATGTCATCGTATTCAGTAGAGACAGAAACTGAGGTTTATGGATCATCTATAGAATAATAGGAAGAGGATGAAATAGAAGGGGTGAAGGTATGGAGAAAAAAGTATTCTGGCAGCATATCGAACATTCAGGGAGTGAACACTTAAAGATTAGTAAAGAGGAAGGGAACATTACAGCACAAGGAGTCGTCCTTTTTGCCTCAAAAGAAGATATTCATCATATTACCTACCGCATCACCATGGACAAGAATTGGCTAACAAGACGCGTTGATGTGCAAGAAGACGAGAATCATTCCTACTCTTCATCCACTGTATGGCGCGTTTCCGTCTCCTCCCAATTTGGCAAAGGCGGGCCTGGAAACTGCGAGACTCCTGCGGCAAGAGGAGCCTAGGGGAGACCCCGCAGGAACGAGGAGGCTTCCCAGCTCGCCGCGGAAAGCGAGTGGTTTCCAGGCCCGCCTTATCCTCCATTAAAGCAAACGGAAACAATTCCTCAACATTTAGTGAGCAGGAATAAATCCGCACTATTCAGGGAAAACAGAAACCATGATCATTCCATTAAAGGAGAGGGACCATGGAGGAAAAGAAGACCTATCAACAACGCTTAAAAAACCTAAACCCAGCCCGCGCCATAGAACGAGGGCGTGCCTATTTCTCAGAAAAAGAATTCGGCGAGAAAGTACGCGCCTATAGCGGTCGCCTTGGAAAGAAAGGCGTATACTATAGCCTGCTCCTATTCTACGCATTCAAAAATCCAGACACCCCAAAGAAAGCGAAACTAACCATTGCCGGCGCACTCGGATACTTAATCCTACCAGTAGATGCAATCCCCGACTTAATTCCGGCAGTTGGGTTCGCTGATGACAGTGCCGTTATTATTTACGCCGTGTACCAGGTGTTGTCTCATATCAATGACGATGTTCGCGCTGAAGCGAAGGAGCGCATGAAGAAGCTCTTCGGAGATTCGATTAATGTGGATGACTTAGAAGATCCCCATGAATCGGACCGCCCCGCTGAAGGCTGATCGTGAAGACTTTTCTGAGTAGGGTTACTTAGAAAAGTCTTTTTCTGTATGATGAGAGTAGATTGAAATTCGGGAAGGGCGTGGGAATGATGTTTGAATGGGCATACGTTCCGGACTGGTTTGTGTGGATGACGGCAGTTGTCGTCGTGTTGTTTATTGCAGCAACCGAATATTTCTTAAGGTAAGATACTTTTTCCAAGAGGCGTATGATTGACAGTCGTTCAAAAAGAATGGTATAGTTTTGAACCATAATAAACTATATAATAACTCTCTCTGACAATAGAGGCGCGAGTATGATGAGTAGCTTTCCAGAGGACAATGGGTCCGGCGAAGGGAAGGGAAAGGCAGATCGCCGAGACTAAGAATAGCCATTCTATTCTTTGTTGGGCTGGTATTAAACAAATGCCAGACTGTCGCAATGTTAAATTGTGGAGCACTATTGAAGAGATGTTGTACATATTCTTCAAATAAGAAGAACCGTATGAACATCGCTTCATACGGTTTTTTTGTGTTGCAGAGGAGACAAAAGGAGATTTATACATGCAAACAGTTGAAGCGAACGTACGACATTCATTAGAAATCGGTGGGGTGAGTACGGATAAGCTAGTAGAAGAATACGGCACACCGCTCATGGTGTATGATGAGGGCATGATTCGACGTAACGCCCGTGCTTTCCGTAGCGCTTTCGAGTCAAGCGAACTCGACTTTCAGGTGGCTTATGCGAGTAAAGCTTTCTTATGTAAAGAAATGGCCCGATTAGCTAATGAAGAAGCGTTATCCCTAGATGTCGTTTCAGGTGGTGAGCTTTACACGGCTCTTGAAGCTGGATTCCCGGCAGCCCGCATTCACTTTCATGGAAATAACAAATCAGAAGAGGAATTAGCGATGGCACTCGATGCAGAGATCGGCTGTTTTGTCGTTGATAACTTCCTAGAGCTTGAGATGCTACATGATCTTGCCAGCAAGCGTAATCAAGAAGTGAGTATCCTGCTCCGTGTAACGCCTGGTGTAGAAGCTCATACGCACGAATACATTATGACGGGACAAGAAGATTCGAAATTCGGATTCGGTTTATCAAACGGCCAGGCTGAAACGGCGATCCAAATTGCTGCCCGTAAACCTCAATATAAACTGCTAGGCATCCATTCTCATATTGGTTCGCAAATGTTTGGAACAGAAGGTTTTGATCAGGCGATTCAGATCTTAACAGGATTTGTGTATCAGATGAACAAGAAGTACGGATTAGCGCTACCTGTTCTGAACGTTGGAGGAGGATTTGGCGTTCGATACACAGAAGACGATCAGCCGCTGACCATTTCTGAATATGTTACGGCTATTTCAGAAAGTGTGAAAAAGCATTATACGACTCACGAACTCCCTTATCCGGAAGTGTGGATAGAACCAGGTAGAAGCATGGTAGCAGAAGCGGGGACAACGCTTTATAAAGTCGGATCGAAGAAAATCATCCCCGATCTCCGCACGTATATCACGGTGGACGGTGGGATGACAGACAACATCCGCCCAGCGCTTTATCAGGCAAGGTACCAGGCGATGTTAGCCAATCGACCGGACGAGGATTCGACAGAACTCGTAAGCGTAGCCGGAAAGTGCTGTGAATCAGGAGATATGCTGATCTGGGATCTGATGTTGCCTCCTACCAATTACGGAGATATTCTCGCTGTGTTCAGTACAGGAGCTTACGGGTATTCCATGGCGAGCAACTATAATCGCATTCCACGACCCGCTGTTGTATTCGCCGACAAGGGGGAGTCCCGCGTCGTAATCGAGCGTGAGACGTATGAGGATTTGGTAAGGAAAGATCAATAGAAAAGGATATGTGTGGTAAAGGATTCCTCCCTATGTTAAGCTTAGTACAATATTTACCAACTTTTGGATGGTGAAGGTTCGGTTCGTTTAAGAGGGGGCTTAAACATGGTTTTGCAGAAAGTGAACTTAGGTTTGGCAGCTGTTATGATCGGTTTATGTGTGTATCATCTGTTGATCAATCCGATTGATTGGCCGATTGAGGTTATTTTTCCTCTTGTGGCTGTTCTGAATTTAGGATTTGGGATAGAAGAATTAAGAGATAAAAGTAAAAGGCGGGGGATTGTTTATTTAGCTGTATCTTTGAGCCTGTTTATCGCAGCACTCTTGTAAAGTATGAGTACAGGGCGAATTCGTTCGCCCCGTTATTCCATTTCCGTGCTTGGTACAAACTGAAGGATAATAAAGTTGAACCAAGTCAGGATCGGGATGGCAAAGATCAGTTCATAAACGTTCGTCTGCCCGATTCCAAATACCGTTGCCTCCGCACTCATGCGGTAAGAAATCCATGTCAGCGTTCCGAGTAGAGAGGCGTTTAAGACAAGCGCTAGTAGCATGCTTAAACGTTTGTGGCTTTTCTTTTTGAGTAGCAGAACAGATCCCAAAGTGGATAAAACTAAAGAACATAAAAGAATAACGTAATTCAATGTGATCCTCTCCTTGTTTTTTTCATTTAATGGGTTGTGTATATTCCTTTTTTAAATCGTATAAGGTATTGTATAATTAAAGTAGATTAACCATACTATTAAGAAAGAGCCCAGTGCTGGTACACTGGACTCAACAACAGCTTATCCGCTTTGAAGAGCGGCCGGCTGCGATGATTTTAGAGATGAAATAATCCACCCTAAACACCTTTCCGGCGGCGTTGGGGTGGATTATTTTTTGTTACTAATCTTTTCGATTAATACGACAATTAAGTTGAGCAACGCTACAAGAAAAATGCCAAACGTTATTACAACTTGTAAATCCACGGCTTTCACCTCCGCCTTCGCAGAGGAATAGACCGCCCACCCCAACGGTTAAACTGTTAGGAACAGTATACCATAACTGTTTTACAATATTTAACTTATTGTCATAAGGTTCTTGCTTCCATCAATCCTTATACAAGGGATGGTGCTAAAGTTACATAAAAAACGGACTCCTAATTGGAATAGGGAGTCCGTTTTTTTTATCAAGGTCTAGGCTGTTTTCTTCGTCTTCCCAACCTTTTCTTCTGAACGATCCACGACGGCCGCTCCAACAATATCTCCAAATACGTTCGAAGCCGTACCGGCCATACCAATTAAAACATCGACACCCGCAATGAGCGCGACGATTTCAAGGGGCAGGTTGAACATCGTTAATACTGCAGATAAGGTCACAAGACCAGCTGCTGGAACCCCTGCTGTTCCGACGGATAGAAGGGTTCCGATCACTACGATCGTGAAGAAGTCTCCAACAGACAGGGATAAGTCTGTAATGTTTGCCGCGAACACAATCGAAACGCCCATACGCAGGGCTCCGCCATCAGAGTTGAAGACTGCCCCGAGCGGAAGGGTGAAATGAGCGACACGCTCTGAGATGCCAGCCTTCTTAGCTGTATCAATGGCAACTGGGAGGGACGCCACACTACTTGAAGTGAAGAAGGCTGTTGTATAGGCGTCCTTCGTAGCAGAGAAGAACGGCTTCAGCGAATGACCTGATAGCTTAAGGAATGATGTATACACAAGAATCCATAGAAGAGCCACACCTGCATAAAAGACAGCTGTAAAGCTAAGCAAGGACTGAAGCGTTTCCCATCCTTGGCCACCAAAGGACGAGGCACTCACCCCGAAGATTCCAATCGGCGCATATAACAGAATGCCTTTTAAGAGCTTGTAAAAGAGTTCATTTAGCGCCTGGAAGAAGCGGTCTAAAAGCTCACCATATTCCTTCATCTTCTCATCAGTTGAGAACTTCATCGTTGAAATCGCAATGCCGATAATGACCGATAAGAAAAGAATCGACATCAGATCCCCGTTTACAAACGGTGCGACAATATTGTCCGGGATAATGTTCATCAACACATCACCGAAAGACGGTGTATCTGGTTTCTCGACGTCTGCATTCGGAAGCTCAAGATTCTTACCAGGGTCGACTAGAAAGCCAAGTCCAAGACCGATGAACACCGCAGCTGCCGTTGTAGCGATATAGTAAAGGATGAGCTTTCCACCCATACGGCCGAGAGTGGGTAGGTTCATTTGATCCACAGCTAGGACGACCGTTAGGAAGATGACCGGAATCGCAATGAGTTTTAACAAGTTAATTAATAAATCGCCTAGTGGTTTAACCACTGTTGCCTGTTCCCCGATCGCAAGGGCGAGCAGTGTACCGGCTAGAAAGCCGACAAACATTTTAAGTACGAAAGATGTTTCTATGTAGGTGTTGAAGAGTTTTTTCAACGAGTTTCCTCCTTTGTCTTTATAATTGGGACCGTTACGTTTGATGAGTGGTTGGGGTGTCTTGGGAACGACTCGCTTTCCACGGGCCCCACACGAGGTGGGGTCATTCGACGTTGGCGATTGACGTGACGGTCTTAGTCGAACTTCATTATTCCCTTAAAAGCCTCCTCCACGCTGGAACTAGACTGGCTCCTTTTGCCGCAGGAGTCTCGCAATTTCCCGAACCACCTTTGCCATATTTAGAAGAACGGAAAACATGCCATATTAGAAAATAGAGTTGAATCTACGCGACCACCCAAAGCTGGAGGGCCGTCTCATCAAACTTAGATAAGGAGTGTCTGGGGAACGGGGAGACTCCTGCGGGAGAAAGAAGTCGACGAGACCCCGCAGGGCACGATTTTTGCCCGAGGAGGCTCGACAGCTCGCCCGTGGAAAGCGAGTCGTTCCCCAGACACCCCAAGCACTAGTCAATAAAGACGGCCCCATCTACTATGATGTCCTTACGAATTTTATCATGGATTGTGTAGAAGGGATAGTTCTGTTGTTCGGAATGTAGGACAGTTTAGATCCATCTAACGTGTTTGGTCCTTTTATAATGACTTGAAATGAATTCCAAAAGTAATTGACAGAAGTCTTGTCCTAAGGGTATATTGTGTATATAAGGTATACACAGTATATACGGTTTTGGAGAGGAGCTTTCCTATGATGGCTTTGGAAGTCAAAAATCTGAACAAGAAATATGAGCAATTTCAGTTAAAAGATGTTTCTTTTCAACTACAGAAAGGATATATCATGGGATTTATCGGTGCGAATGGGGCTGGTAAAACAACCACAATAAAATCCATTTTGAATCTGACTCAGTTTGATAGTGGGGAAATTAGTACCTTGGGTAAGAACTTCATCGAGCATGAACTCGAAATGAAGCAAGTGATTGGGTATGCCTTTGGCGGGGTCAATTATTATACGAGAAGTAAAATCAAAAACGTGACGAATGTGATTAAGAAGTTTTATACGAATTGGGATGAAGAAACCTACAACAATTATCTTAAAAGGTTTGACTTAGATGAGAACAAAAAAATCGCCCAATTGTCTGAAGGGATGAAAGTAAAGTACAATTTGGCGCTTGCTTTATCCCATGGTTCGAAACTACTTATCCTTGATGAACCGACAAGTGGACTTGATCCTGTAGCAAGAGACAATTTGTTAGACCTATTTCAAGAGTTGGTGGAGGAAGGCGAAATTAGTATTCTTTTCTCGACTCATATTACTTCTGATTTAGAAAAATGTGCGGATTATATTACCTATATTCATAACGGAGAAATCATTAATAGCGCTGAGAAAGATGAATTTATTAACACATATCGGTTGTTGAATGGGGATGAAAGTCAACTTGAAAAGGTTAAAGACGATTTAATTTCCTACAAAAAGAATTCATTTGGCTTTACAGGATTGATCCATAATCAAGATTTTGACCCGACGCTCGATATTCGCTCAGCGCGGCCTAATCTTGAAGAGATCATGATCTATTTCTCAAAAAGGGAGGGGCAGTATGTATAATTTACTTTTGAAGGAATTAAAGCTAGGCGTAAATCCCTTCTTTTATCTATTACCCTTTCTGACCGGAGCGTTAATGTTAATTCCAGGATGGTTATACTTTATTGTACTCCTGTACTTTTGCTGGATAACAGTACCTAATATATGCGGGGCTTATAAATCACAGAATGATTTAGAGTTTTCTCTTATGATGCCTGTCACGAAAAACGATATAGTAAAAGCGAAAGTGGCCGTTATTGTAATCTTAGAATTATTGCACATTGTAACGGCAGTGTTCTTTGGCATCATTAGTACGCACTTATATCCGAATATCCAAAACTTCTTCTTTGGGCCAACGGTAGGGTTTTGGGGACTTGGTTTTATCATGCTAGCCATATTCAATCTAATCTTCATATCTATGTATTTTAAGACAGCCTACAAATTTGGCGCCCCTACCATAGCTGCCATCACAGGTGCGATGCTATTTGCGGGAGGTGCTGAGTGGTTAGGAATCAAAAATTCTATGATGTTTGATCTGTTTAAAGGCAGCGGTTCAGATAATCTAGCGATCCACGTTCCCATTCTATTAGCTGGAATGGCAATATTTGCAGGATTTACGATTATTGCTTATTATATTGCTATTAAACGATTTAAGAAAGTGGATATTTAATGAACATAGCTATTTCAAATACCTCTGAAAAACCAATCTATCAGCAGCTTTTTGAACAGATTAGTGCTCAAATCCTCAAGGGTGAAATTGAAAAAGGATATCACTTACCCTCCATACGCCAAGCTGCGAAGGAACTGCGTGTGAGTATTATAACGATCAAAAAAGCGTGGGAAGAGCTTGAGCGATGTGGGTTGATCTATACAATAACGGGGAAGGGATGCTTCGTGGCTGAACTCTCCTCTGAAGAGATGATTCAAAAGCGTAATGAAATGGTCGAAGAGCAAATGGCTGTTGATATTTCGTATTACAAATCCTTTGGTCTGACGATAGAAGAAGTTATGGAACTTCTGAAGAAGGTTTATTAAGTGGATTTAAAAAATGGAAATACGAATGAAACCCACTAAGAGCCGCATTTTATGCGGCTCTTTTATACTGTCACCATAACTGTCACCATGGTTGCAATAACAATAGGTAACCAACCAAAATCAATAAGTTTATTGTTAGTGGATCGGTCAAATTCATACCTTAGAGCTAGTCTTTGGATCACGACATAGATTACACTAATAGCAAAAAAGTTAAGATAGTTTAAAGAATCAGAGAATAATAACACTAGAACCAATAAGCAATATACGACCGCCCTGAAAATAGGGAGCCTTACAATCGACATATTTACTAACACCCTTTCAAAATATAGACACTACTGTAATACGTTCTTTTGTATAAACACAGTTTAGCAAAGATTTTAATATAACGTAATTAAGGGTTTTACTTCCATATATCATCCAGTAAAATGGGGTCAGAAAAATTTATGATAGGTTTAAGAGGGAAATAGGGGGATTGTGTTTTGAAGCTACTAAAAGGGATCATTATAGGTATTGTGGTGTTATTTGTAATATTTGCGATTATAGGAGTGGTTGCATTTTAAGGTACCAGCGAATGTAACCCATTCGAGTTATGAATATGATTCCAGACACATGATTCGAACTCGATTAGGGCAATAACTTGTTCATCAATATACTCCTTCTATTCATATATAAAACCAGAAAAAAGGTACATCGTGTACCTTTTTTCTGGTTATACTTATTATTTCGAGCTTTTGAGATGCATTAGAACTTCTCTTGGTTCAGCCCGGTACATATAATCAACATTTGCACTCGACTTGATGATGGTTCCATCTTGATTGATGACAACCGTTCCAGCAACAGGCAATCTCCAAGGATTATCTTGGTTATTGTAGAGATTCAAGTCGATATTGAAATCTTCTTTATACGTTTTGACAAGGTAGTCGGGTAATTCAAACAACAAGTTGTACTGCTTGATAACTTCTTGTGTTGGATCACTTACTACTTCATATGAGAGGTTGTTCTTCTCACGTGTAGTCAAGGATTGGTCAGGAGTTTGAGGGGAGATGGCGATTAATTGAGCTCCCTCAGCTTTTATATCATTCAGAATTTCTTCATAAGCTCTCAACTCAAGGTTACAGTAAGGACACCAACCTCCTCTGTAGAAATTCAAAATAACAGGGCCTTTCTTCAGTTCATCATATAAAGTAACGAATTCCCCGCTGGCGTTTTCCAATGTGAAATCTGGGGCTTTGTCACCTTCCGCCAATCCAGAGGCTATTCCCGACTCGATAAGCTCGTTAGTTGCTTGTGTTACGTTATTCGTCACGTGCTCAGGAGCTTTTGAAAAGAACTTCTCCCGAACTGCTTGTAGTTCGTCCTTTAACATACTCTCACCTCAAGATTTCTTTTGAATGGTATCTCTTAAAAAATTACTTTAATCTATCGCAATATGAATGAAGCGTCGAATATGCCCGAAGTTCTGTTAAATAGTTGTCGATATGAGGGTTCTTCATAACGTCGTGAACTCCGAAACTTTTCAGTGGCTTAAGACCGACGCAATTGTTCTATAATTCAAAAACAATCGAACTATTGATTGCAAAAAGCATATTATAGGAGTCTGTAGTCCTGCTATACTTATATTTTCGCTTCCCAATTCTGCGCTTCCGCTTCTTTAATCATATCTTCTGCATCTTGTGGATATGCGGTTCGGAAAGCATGGTGGTCAGCTGCGATTACCTCTACCATCTTATCGATCATTTCTTGAGGATGGTATTGATTTTCTAACATTTTTCCTGTTCCAGCCATAGATTTGCGAGGTGTAAAGTTTTTGTCTTCATCATACCATTTCTGCTTCTCTTCAAACATTCGGTCATTAAAACCAGTTTCGTATGGTCCAGGATTGATTGTGGCGACTTGGACGTTAAACTCTTCAAGCTCAGCCTTCATATTCTTCGCTATCGCTTCAACTGCATGCTTAGATGCTACATAAGGCCCTAGGTAAGGGATGCTAACGGCACCTGCAATAGAGCTAAGGAATACGATTTTTCCTGCTTTCTTTTCTACGAATTTTTTGGCTGCAATTTGAGCATTTTCCAAGGTACTAAACACATTCGTCTCGAAGATATTCCGTACACGATCAACGGGGATCTCTGCGACGGGACCACCTTCACCAATCGCTGCATTGGCTACGAAAATATCATAATCATACTCACGGATTAATTCCTGATCACGCTTATTATTGATGTTGAGTTTGATGATTTCTAACTCTACACCTTCTAGTGAAGCGGCCTCTTTTAAGCTGGTAATTTGGGAAAGAATTTCAACAGAAGCGATTACACGATGTCCTTGTTTAGCTAACCCAAT
The nucleotide sequence above comes from Pontibacillus chungwhensis. Encoded proteins:
- a CDS encoding putative glycolipid-binding domain-containing protein → MEKKVFWQHIEHSGSEHLKISKEEGNITAQGVVLFASKEDIHHITYRITMDKNWLTRRVDVQEDENHSYSSSTVWRVSVSSQFGKGGPGNCETPAARGA
- a CDS encoding ABC-2 transporter permease, with the translated sequence MYNLLLKELKLGVNPFFYLLPFLTGALMLIPGWLYFIVLLYFCWITVPNICGAYKSQNDLEFSLMMPVTKNDIVKAKVAVIVILELLHIVTAVFFGIISTHLYPNIQNFFFGPTVGFWGLGFIMLAIFNLIFISMYFKTAYKFGAPTIAAITGAMLFAGGAEWLGIKNSMMFDLFKGSGSDNLAIHVPILLAGMAIFAGFTIIAYYIAIKRFKKVDI
- a CDS encoding YkvA family protein; translated protein: MEEKKTYQQRLKNLNPARAIERGRAYFSEKEFGEKVRAYSGRLGKKGVYYSLLLFYAFKNPDTPKKAKLTIAGALGYLILPVDAIPDLIPAVGFADDSAVIIYAVYQVLSHINDDVRAEAKERMKKLFGDSINVDDLEDPHESDRPAEG
- a CDS encoding peroxiredoxin-like family protein is translated as MLKDELQAVREKFFSKAPEHVTNNVTQATNELIESGIASGLAEGDKAPDFTLENASGEFVTLYDELKKGPVILNFYRGGWCPYCNLELRAYEEILNDIKAEGAQLIAISPQTPDQSLTTREKNNLSYEVVSDPTQEVIKQYNLLFELPDYLVKTYKEDFNIDLNLYNNQDNPWRLPVAGTVVINQDGTIIKSSANVDYMYRAEPREVLMHLKSSK
- a CDS encoding DUF2268 domain-containing putative Zn-dependent protease (predicted Zn-dependent protease with a strongly conserved HExxH motif), encoding MKIIDVVEPFVKDYKPTVFYLDEYYSTYQQDYEQYFMYHCLHKEQKKERAIRLHPKKLPELLPMRDVFLREIPRIAGEYESMFSIQFTKDVHLLVGLYGSNAFTYRQYNPEVAFCLEKLPYNEKSIRLIIAHEFGHATHFVYSNQNNLSWDLVDWNSPYTWLLQEGIATYLSTRIVEADLDEYFSFEADVEWISFAQEQEARIASLFQEDVENIDARSMMKEWFSINGGAHLGVTRLGYYLGYQIVTNLLKRYDIEEILMLWEKDSFTAIMKEELQQIRYVSRK
- a CDS encoding GntR family transcriptional regulator, producing the protein MNIAISNTSEKPIYQQLFEQISAQILKGEIEKGYHLPSIRQAAKELRVSIITIKKAWEELERCGLIYTITGKGCFVAELSSEEMIQKRNEMVEEQMAVDISYYKSFGLTIEEVMELLKKVY
- a CDS encoding putative holin-like toxin; translation: MKAVDLQVVITFGIFLVALLNLIVVLIEKISNKK
- a CDS encoding ABC transporter ATP-binding protein: MMALEVKNLNKKYEQFQLKDVSFQLQKGYIMGFIGANGAGKTTTIKSILNLTQFDSGEISTLGKNFIEHELEMKQVIGYAFGGVNYYTRSKIKNVTNVIKKFYTNWDEETYNNYLKRFDLDENKKIAQLSEGMKVKYNLALALSHGSKLLILDEPTSGLDPVARDNLLDLFQELVEEGEISILFSTHITSDLEKCADYITYIHNGEIINSAEKDEFINTYRLLNGDESQLEKVKDDLISYKKNSFGFTGLIHNQDFDPTLDIRSARPNLEEIMIYFSKREGQYV
- a CDS encoding SDR family oxidoreductase — encoded protein: MSKTVFITGAGSGLGKGAAIGLAKQGHRVIASVEILSQITSLKEAASLEGVELEIIKLNINNKRDQELIREYDYDIFVANAAIGEGGPVAEIPVDRVRNIFETNVFSTLENAQIAAKKFVEKKAGKIVFLSSIAGAVSIPYLGPYVASKHAVEAIAKNMKAELEEFNVQVATINPGPYETGFNDRMFEEKQKWYDEDKNFTPRKSMAGTGKMLENQYHPQEMIDKMVEVIAADHHAFRTAYPQDAEDMIKEAEAQNWEAKI
- the lysA gene encoding diaminopimelate decarboxylase, with translation MQTVEANVRHSLEIGGVSTDKLVEEYGTPLMVYDEGMIRRNARAFRSAFESSELDFQVAYASKAFLCKEMARLANEEALSLDVVSGGELYTALEAGFPAARIHFHGNNKSEEELAMALDAEIGCFVVDNFLELEMLHDLASKRNQEVSILLRVTPGVEAHTHEYIMTGQEDSKFGFGLSNGQAETAIQIAARKPQYKLLGIHSHIGSQMFGTEGFDQAIQILTGFVYQMNKKYGLALPVLNVGGGFGVRYTEDDQPLTISEYVTAISESVKKHYTTHELPYPEVWIEPGRSMVAEAGTTLYKVGSKKIIPDLRTYITVDGGMTDNIRPALYQARYQAMLANRPDEDSTELVSVAGKCCESGDMLIWDLMLPPTNYGDILAVFSTGAYGYSMASNYNRIPRPAVVFADKGESRVVIERETYEDLVRKDQ
- a CDS encoding dicarboxylate/amino acid:cation symporter, which translates into the protein MKKLFNTYIETSFVLKMFVGFLAGTLLALAIGEQATVVKPLGDLLINLLKLIAIPVIFLTVVLAVDQMNLPTLGRMGGKLILYYIATTAAAVFIGLGLGFLVDPGKNLELPNADVEKPDTPSFGDVLMNIIPDNIVAPFVNGDLMSILFLSVIIGIAISTMKFSTDEKMKEYGELLDRFFQALNELFYKLLKGILLYAPIGIFGVSASSFGGQGWETLQSLLSFTAVFYAGVALLWILVYTSFLKLSGHSLKPFFSATKDAYTTAFFTSSSVASLPVAIDTAKKAGISERVAHFTLPLGAVFNSDGGALRMGVSIVFAANITDLSLSVGDFFTIVVIGTLLSVGTAGVPAAGLVTLSAVLTMFNLPLEIVALIAGVDVLIGMAGTASNVFGDIVGAAVVDRSEEKVGKTKKTA